The nucleotide sequence TGACCAGCGGCTTCTCTGACTTAAAATCACGTTTTAACAGATCTTCTGATTTCCGGGCTTGCCGATCCGCTTTCGTGATTCCGTTTGGTTTGCGCCTGGGATGGTGGCTGATGCCGATATCCTCCATGACACGGTAAACAGTACGTTCGCTGGGAATATCCACATTTTCAGGCTGTTTTAACATTAATGCCTGATACATACGGATCCGGCCGTAGGTGTCATTACAATCATCTTCCTCAAGGATTTCCATCATGGCGTCTGCCAGGGGCTGATACTTCCATGGGCGGTCTTTATTTGCAAGGTACTGGTAGAATCCCTGCCTGCTGACATGAAGGGTTCTACAGTAAAAGAAGATATCCCCTTTTAATTTGCCGTCTTTGGTTTTAAGAGCAATGAACTTCATTCTTTCGTTTTTGCTGACCTCAGACGGCTCGCGGCGAAAAAAGCGCTGGCTTCCTCCAGAAAGTCATTTTCCTTCTTCAAACGGCGGATTTCTTTTTCCTGTTCCTTAACCAGCTGGCGGAGCTGAAGAAGTTCCTGGTTAAGGGTCATGGCGCTTTGCGGAGTTTGTGAACCTGCCCCAAGGTCGAGGCTGCCAGGGCGGTTGGCCCGTACCCAGCCATACATGGTATTCTTTGGAACCCCCAGTTCTTTAGCGGCCTTTGCTTGTCCGATTTCCTTTGCCAGTTTCACTGCCTGTACTTTGTATTCATGGTCGTATTGCCTGTTTTCTGCCATTTTTGTTCACTCCTTATCCTCTTGATTATATCTCAAATCCTTGAGAATGGGCTGTCAACTTTTTTTATACCACATCATTGTCAAGGGTTCGTTTACATAATACCGCTTTCATATTTGTATCCATCGCCAGCCCGAGGACTGCAGCATCATAGCAGTCAAATATGGCAGATACATAAAGTTTTCCGTCTTTTGCCTTGATTTCGGTTATGTCCGTGACGCATTTTTTCAGTGGCTCTGCAGATTTGAAATCCCGTTTCAGCAGGTCATCCGATTTGCGTGCTTCACGGTCAGCTTTGGTAATTCCGTTCGGTTTGCGTTTCGGGCGGTGGCTGAGTCCGGTTTCCTTCATGATGCGGTAAACGGTTCTTTCGCCGGGAATGCGGACTCCTTCCGGCTGTTTCAGAAGAAGCGCCTGATACATACGGATTCTTCCGCAGGCATCGTTGCATTCATCCTCTGATACGATTGTCCGCATGGCATCAGCTAAAGCCTGATATTTCCACGGGCGGTCTTTGTTTGCCAGATATTTATAAAACCCCTGCCGTGTTACTTTTAACATCCGGCAGTAAAAAGAAATCTTCCCCTTGATAACGCCGTCCTCGGTTTTTATAGCAATGAACATCATTCTCTGCCTTTTACAGACTTCCGACGGCTGGCGGCGAAAAAAGCGCTTGCTTCCTCAAGAAATTCATTTTCCTCTTTCAGACGGCGGATTTCTTTTTCCTGATCCCTGACCTGTCTGCGTAGAACTGTCAGTTCCTCTGCGAGACTCATGGCTGTCTGGGGCGTATGGGAACCAGGGCCGGCATCCAGCCGTCCTTCCCTGGCTGCTTTTGTCCATGCGTACATGGTATTTTCGGGAATTCCTAATTCAGCAGCCGCTTTTGCACCGCCGATTTCTTTTGCCAGTTTCACGGCCTGGATTTTGAAATCCATGTCGTATTTCCTTTGTTTTTTTGCCATTGTAGTTGCCTCCTTATTTCTCTTTGATTATACATCAAATCCTTGAGTATAAGATGTCAACTAAAATGATACAACATCATTTATGATTTGCCGCCACAGCGGACGGGAAAAAGAGGACGTCCTGCAACGCATGGCGACAGGCTCTCCATCCAGGATGATTTTACTCTGTCTGATGAAAAAATTGGAGGCTATTACATGGCTGTGCGCCGTGTCCTTACAAACATTTTTGGCAAAAGGACAGTCTTGGCATATGTTACATCAGCGGACAAGGAAAATGGTGGCAGGCGTTTATATTTCAGCACAGTTTTTCCAGAACAGCTGCAAATATTCTGTGCCTGGCAGGAAAAATCCCCACTGAATCAGACAGGAAGCAGCCGTATGCAGTTTATACCTCTGATGCTTTATGCTTTTCGGTGGAACATCGAAGTTAGTTATTACGAACAGAAAACCTTCTGGTCATTATGCAGCTACATGGTGCGGAGCCGCAAAGGAATAGAAATGCTTGTCAATCTAATCAACATAGCGT is from Lachnospiraceae bacterium JLR.KK002 and encodes:
- a CDS encoding transposase; amino-acid sequence: MAENRQYDHEYKVQAVKLAKEIGQAKAAKELGVPKNTMYGWVRANRPGSLDLGAGSQTPQSAMTLNQELLQLRQLVKEQEKEIRRLKKENDFLEEASAFFAASRLRSAKTKE
- a CDS encoding transposase: MAKKQRKYDMDFKIQAVKLAKEIGGAKAAAELGIPENTMYAWTKAAREGRLDAGPGSHTPQTAMSLAEELTVLRRQVRDQEKEIRRLKEENEFLEEASAFFAASRRKSVKGRE